A stretch of Vulpes lagopus strain Blue_001 chromosome 20, ASM1834538v1, whole genome shotgun sequence DNA encodes these proteins:
- the LRRC3 gene encoding leucine-rich repeat-containing protein 3, with the protein MGPAGRHSPAPLPGPAGGSCLLLLFCLRLGAPCPQSCQCPEHAGAVAVHCSARGLQEVPRDIPANAVLLKLDANRIAHVPNGAFQHLNQLRELDLSQNTIETIGPAAFAGLAGGLRLLDLSHNRIRRIPKDALGKLSAKIRLSHNPLHCECALQEALWELKLDPESVDEIACHTAAREEYVGKPLIQALDSGVSFCSTHHKTTDVAMLVTMFGWFAMVITYVVYYVRQNQEDARKHLEYLKSLPSAPVAKDPVSPVP; encoded by the coding sequence ATGGGCCCCGCGGGGAGGCACAGCCCCGCACCCCTGCCCGGCCCCGCGGGCGggtcctgcctcctcctcctcttctgcctgCGGCTGGGCGCCCCCTGCCCGCAGAGCTGCCAGTGCCCGGAGCACGCGGGGGCCGTGGCCGTCCACTGCAGCGCGAGGGGCCTGCAGGAGGTCCCCAGGGACATCCCGGCCAACGCCGTGCTCCTGAAGCTCGACGCCAACAGGATCGCCCACGTCCCTAACGGAGCCTTCCAGCACCTGAACCAGCTCAGGGAGCTGGACTTGTCCCAGAACACCATCGAGACCATCGGCCCCGCCGCCTTCGCCGGCCTGGCCGGGGGCCTGCGGCTGCTGGACCTGTCCCATAACCGCATCCGCAGGATCCCGAAGGACGCCCTGGGCAAGCTCAGCGCCAAGATCCGCCTGTCCCACAACCCCCTGCACTGCGAGTGTGCCCTGCAGGAGGCCCTGTGGGAGCTGAAGCTGGACCCCGAGTCGGTGGACGAGATCGCCTGCCACACGGCGGCGCGCGAGGAGTACGTGGGGAAGCCCCTGATCCAGGCCCTGGACTCCGGTGTCAGCTTCTGCAGCACCCACCACAAGACCACCGACGTGGCCATGCTGGTCACCATGTTCGGCTGGTTCGCCATGGTGATCACCTACGTCGTGTACTACGTGCGCCAGAACCAGGAGGACGCCCGGAAGCACCTGGAGTACCTGAAGTCCCTGCCCAGCGCCCCCGTGGCCAAGGACCCCGTCAGCCCCGTGCCCTAG